A window from Brachyhypopomus gauderio isolate BG-103 chromosome 6, BGAUD_0.2, whole genome shotgun sequence encodes these proteins:
- the triobpb gene encoding TRIO and F-actin binding protein b, producing MTPDLLNFKKGWMSKLDQSGEWKKHWFVLTDAGLKYYRDSGAEEKDDLDGEIDLRSCVKVSEFDVDRNYGFQIQTGDGVVTLSAMTAGIRRNWIEVLRKSIRPISCPDLTQLPDNSGGKSNSHQMASRLSQSETLSTANSTHRRFDYVELSPVATPTPPAPANQREAGEGQVHEHGQEERRRDDSWEAVLSRKGQGHTSQQKRIEEEIERKWAEFERLPLKEMRSLPVLGLRSGPATNEALQREVASLRQQLERVRGGVGAGVCVCGGAEGGWGRCLEQMERVHTEVLEELNRQHGRQTAEMERERERALEEETRATACAMEALKKAHQEELEREKIKSLAAHTADTHTRGDQQQAEIASLRRELQVLSERFTQKCVELRQMQQTSGDRQRNLDLQEREMEQLRRDNQELHTRLAEEIHRMHSCVTGQGSEEVVTGNTKSRSACELEVLLRVKNTEVNYLETEVTCLRNEVHFLSKEKQSVCEHYTKVCEDLKVMKERNEQEIQTLREHLRLAMAALQEGQRLGNSLQH from the exons ATGACG CCTGACTTGCTGAACTTTAAGAAGGGATGGATGTCAAAACTGGACCAAAGTGGAGAG tggaaGAAACACTGGTTTGTGCTGACGGATGCAGGACTGAAGTACTATAGAGACTCTGGTGCAGAGGAG AAAGATGATCTGGATGGTGAGATTGATCTCAGGTCATGTGTGAAAGTCTCAGAATTTGATGTGGACAGAAACTATGGCTTCCAGATTCAG ACAGGAGATGGGGTCGTGACTCTCTCAGCTATGACCGCTGGGATCAGGAGGAACTGGATTGAGGTTCTGAGGAAAAGTATCAGACCCATCAGCTGCCCGGacctcacaca aCTGCCAGATAACAGTGGTGGTAAATCAAACTCTCATCAAATGGCTTCCCGCCTCTCCCAATCAGAAACCCTCTCCACTGCAAACTCCACCCACCGCAGATTTGATTATGTAGAACTATCTCCTgtagccacacccactccccctgccccagccaatcagagagaagctggagaaggacaggtccatgaacatgggcaggaggagaggaggcggGACGACTCGTGGGAGGCGGTGCTGTCGCGTAAGGGGCAGGGCCATACTTCACAACAGAAGCGAATCGAAGAGGAAATAGAGCGGAAGTGGGCGGAGTTTGAACGTCTGCCACTCAAAGAGATGAGATCACTTCCTGTGCTGGGGTTGCGGTCTGGCCCAGCAACCAATGAGGCGCTACAGAGGGAG GTGGCGTCTCTGAGGCAGCAGTTGGAGCGTGtgcggggtggggtgggggcaggtgtgtgtgtgtgtgggggtgcggagggtgggtgggggcggTGTTTGGAGCAGATGGAGCGTGTCCATACGGAGGTCCTGGAGGAGCTAAACCGACAGCATGGGCGGCAGAcagcagagatggagagagagagagagagagcgctagAGGAGGAGACACGAGCTACAGCCTGTG ctATGGAGGCCCTGAAGAAGGCTCACCAGGAAGAGCTGGAACGTGAAAAAATTAAAAGTCTGGCAGCACACacagcagatacacacacacgtggagacCAGCAACA GGCAGAGATTGCGTCTCTGAGGCGTGAGCTGCAGGTTCTATCTGAGCGGTTCACCCAGAAGTGTGTGGAGCTGAGACAGATGCAGCAGACcagtggagacagacagagaaacttagacctgcaggagagagagatggagcagcTACGCAGAGacaaccag GAGCTTCACACTCGTTTAGCAGAAGAAATTCATCGCATGCACTCTTGCGTCAcaggtcaggggtcagaggAGGTTGTCACTGGCAACACAAAGTCACGTTCAGCGTGTGAATTAGAG GTGTTGCTGAGAGTGAAGAACACAGAGGTGAACTACTTGGAGACGGAGGTCACGTGTCTACGGAACGAAGTTCACTTTCTCAGCAAG gagaagcagagtgtgtgtgagcactacACGAAGGTGTGTGAGGATCTGAAGGTGATGAAGGAGCGGAATGAGCAGGAGATCCAGACTCTGCGTGAACACCTGAGACTGGCCATGGCTGCCCTGCAGGAGGGGCAGCGCCTTGGCAACAGCCTGCAGCACTGA